The following coding sequences lie in one Timaviella obliquedivisa GSE-PSE-MK23-08B genomic window:
- a CDS encoding Ppx/GppA family phosphatase, whose protein sequence is MSAPTSQNLAPDRFLAAIDVGTNSIHMVVVKIQPSIPAFTIIAKEKSTVRLGDRDPETGLLTLEAMARAIATLRRCQEIAARMNAEAIVAVATSAVREAPNGRTFLAQIETELGLTINLISGQEEARRIYLGVLSGMELQNQPHVMIDIGGGSTELILGNGEEPRSLSSTKVGAVRLSAELVKTDPISNSEFTYLQVYVKGMLERAIEEIQANLKPGEKPRMIGTSGTIETLAVIHAREKLGIVPAPLNGYQFSLKDLREIVNRLRKLNYAERSAVPGMSERRSEIIVAGAVILQETMTLLGIENITICERSLREGVVVDWMLTHGLIEDRLRFQSSIRQRSVLRIAQKYGVNLEHSERVAAFAVDLFDQTKGGFHGWATEERELLWASAILHNCGHFISHSAHHKHSYYLIRNSDLLGYTEVEVETIANLARYHRKSDPKKKHDTYRSISSKRYRQVVEQLHPLLRLAVAMDRRQIGAIAKVHIDFQPSLQQVNLHLKPAHPEDDCALELWSLGYQKSSFERAFRVNLVMELAGRKLVNGN, encoded by the coding sequence ATGTCTGCCCCAACTTCGCAAAATTTAGCCCCCGATCGCTTCCTAGCTGCCATTGATGTGGGGACAAATTCTATCCACATGGTAGTGGTGAAAATTCAGCCGAGCATTCCAGCCTTCACCATCATCGCCAAAGAAAAATCGACGGTGCGCCTGGGCGATCGCGATCCAGAGACCGGACTGCTGACCTTAGAAGCAATGGCTCGGGCGATCGCAACTCTCCGGCGCTGCCAGGAAATTGCCGCTCGCATGAACGCTGAAGCCATTGTGGCAGTCGCGACTAGTGCAGTCCGAGAAGCCCCGAATGGACGCACGTTTTTGGCACAAATTGAGACAGAACTTGGTCTGACGATCAACCTGATTTCGGGACAAGAGGAAGCGCGGCGGATTTACTTAGGCGTGCTGTCAGGGATGGAACTACAAAACCAGCCCCACGTCATGATTGATATTGGCGGTGGTTCGACTGAGCTAATTTTGGGAAATGGAGAAGAGCCGCGATCGTTGAGCAGTACCAAAGTTGGGGCTGTAAGACTGAGCGCCGAGTTGGTTAAAACTGACCCCATTAGCAATAGCGAGTTTACCTATTTGCAAGTCTATGTCAAAGGAATGCTGGAGCGGGCGATCGAAGAAATTCAAGCCAACCTGAAGCCCGGAGAAAAACCGCGTATGATCGGCACCTCTGGCACGATTGAAACTTTGGCAGTCATCCATGCCCGCGAAAAGCTGGGAATCGTGCCCGCGCCGCTAAATGGCTACCAGTTTAGCCTCAAAGATTTACGAGAGATTGTTAATCGGTTGCGTAAGCTTAACTATGCTGAACGTTCTGCCGTTCCTGGCATGTCAGAGCGCCGTTCCGAGATTATTGTCGCGGGGGCTGTGATTTTGCAGGAGACTATGACGCTGTTAGGAATAGAGAATATTACAATTTGCGAACGCTCACTCCGCGAAGGGGTCGTAGTCGATTGGATGTTAACCCATGGGTTAATCGAGGATCGGCTGCGTTTTCAAAGTTCTATTCGGCAGAGAAGCGTTTTAAGGATTGCCCAAAAGTATGGGGTTAATTTAGAGCACAGCGAGAGAGTGGCAGCTTTTGCGGTTGACCTGTTTGATCAGACAAAAGGGGGTTTTCACGGGTGGGCAACGGAGGAGCGAGAACTTCTGTGGGCAAGCGCCATTCTGCATAACTGTGGGCACTTTATCAGCCACTCTGCTCACCACAAGCATTCCTACTACCTGATCCGCAACAGCGATTTGCTGGGCTATACCGAAGTAGAGGTAGAAACCATTGCCAATCTGGCTCGGTATCACCGCAAGAGCGATCCAAAAAAGAAGCACGATACTTACCGTAGCATTAGCAGTAAGCGGTATCGGCAAGTGGTCGAGCAACTGCATCCTCTGCTGCGATTAGCCGTGGCAATGGATCGCCGACAAATTGGGGCGATCGCCAAAGTTCATATTGATTTTCAACCCTCTTTGCAACAGGTTAATCTTCATCTCAAGCCTGCCCATCCTGAAGATGATTGTGCCCTAGAGCTTTGGAGTTTGGGTTATCAAAAAAGTAGCTTTGAACGGGCATTTAGGGTGAATTTGGTTATGGAGTTGGCAGGTCGGAAATTGGTGAATGGAAATTAG